From a region of the Streptomyces sp. NBC_01454 genome:
- a CDS encoding xanthine dehydrogenase family protein molybdopterin-binding subunit, producing the protein MAGVTRTPTHLTQGGKTRAGIGESTLRPDGTLKVTGEFAYSSDMWHEDMLWGFTLRSTVAHAEILSIDTAEALATPGVYAVLTYDDLPTGVKNYGLEIQDTPVLAHGKVRHHGEPVALVAADHPETARRAAAKIRIEYRELPVVTDEASATAEGAPLIHENRTDHHIGHVPHPNIVHRQPIIRGNADEAAKRADVIVSGEYVFGMQDQAFLGPESGLAVPGEDGGVDLYVATQWLHSDLRQIAPVLGLPEEKVRMTLSGVGGAFGGREDLSMQIHACLLALRTGKPVKIVYNRFESFFGHVHRHPARLWYEHGATKDGKLTHMKCRIVLDGGAYASASPAVVGNASSLSVGPYVVDDVDIEAIALYSNNPPCGAMRGFGAVQACFAYEAQMDKLAAKLGLDPVAFRQLNAMEQGTLLPTGQPVDSPAPVAELLRRVKAMPLPPEQQWLTAGAGADVRALPGGLSNTTHGEGVVRGIGYAVGIKNVGFSEGFDDYSTARVRMEVIGGEPVATVHTAMAEVGQGGITVHAQIARTELGVQQVTIHPADTQVGSAGSTSASRQTYVTGGAVKHCCEAVREKVLQKGRAKFGTYHPAWATAELLLEGGKVTTDGGEVLADIADVLQDEAIDLELEWRHRPTEAFDLHTGQGNGHVQYSFAAHRAVVEVDTELGLVKVIELAVAQDVGKALNPLSVVGQIQGGTTQGLGVAVMEEIIVDPKTAKVRNPSFTDYLIPTILDTPTIPVDVLELADEHAPYGLRGIGEAPTLSSTPAVLAAIRNATGLELNKTPVRPEHLTGT; encoded by the coding sequence ATGGCAGGTGTCACCCGCACCCCCACCCACCTCACCCAGGGCGGCAAGACCCGGGCCGGCATCGGTGAATCCACCCTGCGGCCGGACGGCACCCTCAAGGTGACCGGCGAATTCGCCTACTCCTCGGACATGTGGCACGAGGACATGCTGTGGGGCTTCACCCTGCGCAGCACCGTCGCCCACGCCGAGATCCTCTCGATCGACACCGCCGAGGCGCTGGCGACCCCCGGCGTCTACGCCGTGCTGACCTACGACGATCTCCCCACCGGCGTGAAGAACTACGGCCTGGAGATCCAGGACACGCCGGTGCTCGCACACGGCAAGGTGCGCCACCACGGCGAGCCGGTGGCGCTGGTCGCCGCCGACCACCCGGAGACCGCGCGCCGCGCCGCCGCCAAGATCAGGATCGAGTACCGCGAACTGCCGGTCGTCACCGACGAGGCCTCCGCCACCGCCGAGGGCGCACCGCTGATCCACGAGAACCGCACCGACCACCACATCGGCCACGTACCGCACCCCAACATCGTGCACCGCCAGCCGATCATCCGCGGCAACGCCGACGAGGCCGCGAAGCGGGCCGATGTCATCGTCTCCGGCGAGTACGTCTTCGGCATGCAGGACCAGGCCTTCCTCGGCCCGGAGTCCGGCCTCGCGGTGCCCGGCGAGGACGGCGGCGTCGATCTGTACGTCGCCACCCAGTGGCTGCACTCCGACCTGCGCCAGATCGCCCCGGTCCTCGGCCTGCCCGAGGAGAAGGTGCGGATGACGCTCTCCGGCGTCGGGGGCGCGTTCGGCGGCCGGGAGGATCTGTCGATGCAGATCCACGCCTGCCTGCTGGCGCTGCGCACCGGCAAGCCCGTCAAGATCGTCTACAACCGGTTCGAGTCCTTCTTCGGCCACGTCCACCGGCACCCGGCCAGGCTCTGGTACGAGCACGGTGCCACCAAGGACGGCAAGCTCACGCACATGAAGTGCCGGATCGTGTTGGACGGCGGCGCCTACGCCTCCGCCTCCCCGGCCGTCGTCGGCAACGCCTCGTCCCTCTCGGTCGGCCCCTATGTCGTCGACGACGTCGACATCGAGGCCATCGCGCTGTACTCCAACAACCCGCCCTGCGGGGCGATGCGCGGCTTCGGCGCGGTCCAGGCGTGCTTCGCCTACGAGGCGCAGATGGACAAGCTCGCCGCGAAGCTGGGGCTGGACCCGGTCGCGTTCCGGCAGCTCAACGCCATGGAACAGGGCACGCTGCTGCCGACCGGCCAGCCGGTCGACTCGCCCGCGCCGGTCGCCGAACTGCTGCGCAGGGTCAAGGCGATGCCGCTGCCGCCCGAGCAGCAGTGGCTCACGGCCGGCGCGGGCGCCGATGTCCGCGCGCTGCCCGGCGGGCTGTCCAACACCACTCACGGCGAGGGCGTGGTCCGCGGGATCGGCTATGCCGTCGGCATCAAGAACGTCGGCTTCTCCGAGGGCTTCGACGACTACTCCACCGCCCGGGTGCGGATGGAGGTCATCGGCGGCGAACCGGTCGCCACCGTCCACACCGCGATGGCGGAGGTCGGCCAGGGCGGCATCACCGTGCACGCCCAGATCGCCCGTACGGAGCTGGGCGTTCAGCAGGTCACCATCCACCCGGCCGACACCCAGGTCGGCTCGGCCGGCTCCACCTCCGCCTCCCGGCAGACGTATGTGACCGGCGGCGCGGTGAAGCACTGCTGCGAGGCGGTGCGGGAGAAGGTCCTGCAGAAGGGCCGCGCCAAGTTCGGCACGTACCACCCCGCCTGGGCCACCGCCGAACTCCTGCTGGAGGGCGGCAAGGTCACCACCGACGGGGGCGAGGTCCTGGCCGATATCGCGGACGTCCTTCAGGACGAGGCGATCGACCTGGAGCTGGAGTGGCGGCACCGCCCGACCGAGGCGTTCGACCTGCACACCGGGCAGGGCAACGGCCACGTCCAGTACTCCTTCGCCGCCCACCGCGCGGTCGTCGAGGTGGACACCGAACTCGGCCTGGTCAAGGTCATCGAGCTGGCCGTCGCCCAGGACGTCGGCAAGGCGCTCAACCCGCTGTCCGTCGTCGGCCAGATCCAGGGCGGCACCACCCAGGGCCTGGGCGTGGCCGTCATGGAGGAGATCATCGTCGACCCCAAGACCGCGAAGGTGCGCAACCCGTCCTTCACGGACTACCTCATCCCCACGATCCTCGACACCCCGACCATCCCGGTCGATGTGCTCGAACTCGCCGACGAGCACGCCCCTTACGGGCTGCGCGGCATCGGCGAGGCCCCCACCCTGTCGTCCACCCCGGCCGTCCTCGCGGCGATCCGGAACGCGACCGGGCTGGAGCTCAACAAGACGCCGGTGCGCCCCGAGCACCTCACCGGCACCTAG
- a CDS encoding (2Fe-2S)-binding protein has protein sequence MRVTFTVNGRRQEADDVWEGESLLYVLRERMGLPGSKNACEQGECGSCTVRLDGVPVCSCLVAAGQVEGRDVVTVEGLADFARQRAEQGGCAGGVCGTGLDEAKRWAAKPASADAQSGEKAELSPLSPIQQAFIDAGAVQCGFCTPGLLVAADELLERNDSPSDADIREALSGNLCRCTGYEKILDAVRLAAARGESHTSGQGA, from the coding sequence GTGCGCGTGACATTCACCGTCAACGGCCGCCGGCAGGAGGCCGACGACGTCTGGGAAGGCGAGAGCCTGCTGTACGTCCTCCGCGAGCGGATGGGCCTGCCGGGCTCCAAGAACGCCTGTGAGCAGGGCGAATGCGGCTCCTGCACGGTCCGTCTGGACGGGGTGCCGGTCTGTTCCTGTCTGGTCGCGGCCGGCCAGGTCGAGGGCCGCGACGTGGTGACCGTGGAGGGACTGGCGGACTTCGCCCGGCAGCGTGCCGAGCAGGGCGGCTGTGCCGGCGGGGTCTGCGGCACCGGTCTGGACGAGGCCAAGCGGTGGGCAGCCAAGCCCGCCTCCGCCGATGCGCAGAGCGGCGAGAAGGCCGAACTCTCCCCGCTCTCCCCGATCCAGCAGGCGTTCATCGACGCCGGCGCGGTCCAGTGCGGTTTTTGCACCCCGGGTCTGCTGGTCGCCGCCGATGAGCTGTTGGAGCGCAACGACTCCCCGTCGGACGCCGACATCCGTGAGGCGCTGTCGGGCAACCTGTGCCGCTGCACGGGCTACGAGAAGATCCTCGACGCGGTCCGGCTGGCGGCCGCCCGCGGCGAGTCCCACACCTCCGGACAGGGGGCCTGA
- a CDS encoding FAD binding domain-containing protein, with amino-acid sequence MDFLRPASWEEALAAKAEHPTAVPIAGGTDVMVEINFDHRRPEYLLDLNRIGDLNEWEVGERTVRLGASVPYTQIMENLRAELPGLALASHTVASPQIRNRGGVGGNLGTASPAGDAHPALLAAGCEVEVESLRGRRMIPIDDFYTGVKRNAMEPDELIRSVHLPKADGPQQFSKVGTRNAMVIAVCAFGIALHPETRTVRTGIGSAAPTPVRARAAEDFLAAALEEGGFWESGNVLPPSLAKQFAQLAAGACNPIDDVRGSAAYRRHAVGIMARRTLGWTWESYRGNAHGTKGGAQCA; translated from the coding sequence ATGGACTTCCTTCGCCCCGCCAGCTGGGAGGAGGCGCTCGCCGCCAAGGCCGAGCACCCCACAGCTGTGCCCATCGCGGGCGGCACGGACGTGATGGTCGAGATCAATTTCGACCACCGCCGCCCGGAGTACCTGCTTGACCTGAACCGCATTGGTGATCTCAACGAGTGGGAGGTCGGCGAGCGGACCGTCCGTCTGGGTGCCTCCGTGCCCTACACCCAGATCATGGAGAATCTGCGGGCCGAACTCCCCGGCCTGGCCCTGGCCTCGCACACGGTGGCCTCCCCGCAGATCCGCAACCGCGGCGGCGTCGGCGGCAACCTGGGCACCGCCTCGCCGGCCGGCGACGCCCACCCCGCGCTGCTCGCGGCCGGCTGCGAGGTCGAGGTGGAGTCGCTGCGCGGCCGCCGGATGATCCCGATCGACGACTTCTACACGGGCGTCAAGCGCAACGCGATGGAGCCCGACGAACTGATCCGTTCGGTGCATCTGCCCAAGGCCGACGGCCCGCAGCAGTTCTCCAAGGTCGGCACCCGCAACGCCATGGTCATCGCGGTCTGCGCGTTCGGTATCGCGCTGCATCCCGAGACCCGCACGGTGCGTACCGGCATCGGCTCCGCCGCGCCCACCCCCGTACGGGCCCGGGCGGCCGAGGACTTCCTCGCCGCGGCGCTGGAGGAGGGCGGCTTCTGGGAGTCGGGCAACGTCCTTCCGCCGTCGCTCGCCAAGCAGTTCGCGCAGCTCGCCGCCGGCGCCTGCAACCCGATCGACGATGTGCGCGGCAGCGCCGCGTACCGCCGGCACGCGGTCGGCATCATGGCGCGCCGCACCCTCGGCTGGACCTGGGAGTCCTACCGCGGCAACGCCCACGGCACCAAGGGAGGCGCACAGTGCGCGTGA
- a CDS encoding PucR family transcriptional regulator, which produces MRLRVLLDTPTLGLRLLGGEDELDRTVRGVMTTDLRDPSRYLSGGELVLTGLAWRREPEDSEPFVRILAAAGVAGLAAGEAELGSVPDDLIQACARHRLPLFSVVEDVSFASITEHVVRQVSSERAGDLAAVVDRHRRLMTSGPAGGGPEVVLDLLGSDLDLRAWVLSPTGRQIAGSTLADAGPELSGELTARLAGEHLAAARSGRRGPHRVTLGGLTYSLFPVRQEGHDLRRTLLSDWLLAVEADAGEWSEERLDLLHGVTQLIAVERDRRDAARTVRRRLAQEVLELVQTGAAPAEIAARLRVAAPVLLPGLGTAPHWQIVVARVEWEDGDVPGGPVAQSLLEEMLVDPGTAGPEPSDRIAVAHTGDDAVALVPLPVPDESGDSSATGLRAAELLRLVQEPLARGLSDDGRLTVGVSAAVHSAEGLRGALEEARHARRVAAARPGRVCAAGHEELASHVLLLPFVPDDVRRAFTARLLDPLREYDRKHRAELIPTLEAFLDCDGSWTRCATRLHLHVNTLRYRVGRIEQLTGRDLSRLEDKLDFFLALRMS; this is translated from the coding sequence ATGCGGCTCCGCGTACTCCTGGACACCCCCACCCTGGGCCTCCGGCTCCTCGGGGGTGAGGACGAACTGGACCGCACGGTACGCGGAGTGATGACCACCGATCTGCGCGATCCCAGCCGCTATCTTTCCGGCGGCGAGCTGGTGCTGACGGGCCTGGCCTGGCGCCGCGAGCCGGAGGACTCCGAACCCTTCGTCCGCATCCTGGCCGCCGCGGGCGTCGCCGGGCTCGCGGCGGGCGAGGCGGAGCTGGGCTCGGTCCCGGACGACCTGATCCAGGCCTGCGCACGGCACCGGTTGCCGCTGTTCTCGGTGGTCGAGGACGTCTCGTTCGCCTCCATCACCGAGCACGTCGTCCGCCAGGTCTCCAGCGAGCGGGCCGGCGATCTGGCGGCCGTCGTGGACCGCCACCGGCGGCTGATGACGTCGGGCCCCGCGGGCGGCGGCCCGGAGGTCGTGCTGGACCTGCTCGGCTCCGACCTGGACCTGCGGGCCTGGGTGCTCTCCCCCACCGGTCGGCAGATCGCCGGCTCGACGCTGGCGGACGCCGGGCCGGAGCTCTCCGGTGAGCTGACCGCCCGGCTCGCCGGGGAACATCTGGCGGCCGCCCGCAGCGGCCGGCGCGGCCCGCACCGCGTCACCCTCGGAGGCCTCACCTACTCACTGTTCCCGGTCCGCCAGGAGGGCCATGACCTGCGCCGGACACTGCTGAGCGACTGGCTGCTGGCCGTCGAGGCGGACGCCGGCGAGTGGTCCGAGGAGCGGCTGGACCTGCTGCACGGCGTCACCCAGCTGATCGCGGTGGAACGCGACCGGCGCGATGCGGCGCGCACGGTGCGCCGCCGGCTCGCCCAGGAGGTGCTGGAGCTCGTCCAGACCGGCGCCGCGCCCGCCGAGATCGCGGCCCGGCTGCGGGTGGCCGCCCCGGTGCTGCTGCCCGGTCTGGGCACCGCGCCGCACTGGCAGATCGTGGTGGCCCGGGTCGAGTGGGAGGACGGCGACGTCCCCGGCGGCCCGGTGGCGCAGAGCCTGCTGGAGGAGATGCTGGTCGACCCCGGCACCGCCGGACCCGAGCCCTCCGACCGCATCGCCGTGGCGCACACCGGCGACGACGCGGTGGCACTGGTGCCGCTGCCCGTGCCGGACGAGTCCGGGGACTCCTCGGCGACGGGGCTGCGCGCCGCGGAGCTGCTCCGGCTCGTCCAGGAGCCGCTCGCCCGCGGGCTGTCGGACGACGGGCGGCTGACGGTCGGGGTGAGCGCCGCGGTGCACTCCGCGGAGGGCCTGCGCGGCGCCCTGGAGGAGGCCCGGCACGCCCGCCGGGTCGCCGCCGCCCGCCCCGGCCGGGTCTGCGCCGCCGGGCACGAGGAGCTGGCCTCGCACGTCCTGCTGCTGCCGTTCGTACCGGACGACGTCCGCCGCGCCTTCACCGCCCGTCTGCTGGACCCGCTGCGCGAGTACGACCGCAAGCACCGCGCCGAACTGATCCCGACGCTGGAGGCGTTCCTGGACTGCGACGGCTCCTGGACCCGCTGCGCCACCCGCCTCCACCTGCACGTGAACACGCTCCGCTACCGGGTGGGGCGGATCGAGCAGCTCACCGGGCGCGATCTGTCCCGCCTGGAGGACAAGCTCGACTTCTTCCTCGCGCTGCGGATGAGCTGA
- a CDS encoding GntR family transcriptional regulator, translating into MEQGTAEPQPCARAWVPAQPGPAVPRRHSVRGQVLAALRRALVDGELTPGEVYSAPALGERYGVSATPVREAMQQLAGEGAVEVVPNRGFRVAERSARDLAELAEVRAMLEVPAIVRLARALPPERWEELRPLAAAGVAAAAGGDRVGYAEADHAFHDALMSLTGNRRLTELTGDLLRRAQWPPATGSRRTAELLADAAEHHTLLDALSAQEFAVVERIARAHVSVAHRPH; encoded by the coding sequence ATGGAGCAGGGCACAGCGGAACCGCAGCCGTGTGCGCGGGCATGGGTGCCCGCGCAGCCCGGTCCCGCCGTGCCCCGGCGGCACTCCGTCCGCGGCCAGGTGCTGGCCGCGCTGCGCCGTGCGCTGGTGGACGGGGAGCTCACCCCGGGTGAGGTCTACTCCGCGCCCGCGCTCGGCGAGCGCTACGGCGTCTCCGCGACCCCGGTGCGCGAGGCCATGCAGCAGCTCGCGGGGGAGGGCGCCGTCGAGGTCGTGCCCAACCGCGGCTTCCGGGTCGCCGAGCGCAGCGCCCGTGACCTCGCCGAGCTGGCCGAGGTCCGGGCGATGCTGGAGGTGCCCGCGATCGTCCGGCTGGCCCGGGCGCTGCCCCCCGAGCGCTGGGAGGAGCTGCGCCCGCTGGCCGCGGCGGGCGTGGCGGCCGCCGCCGGCGGCGACCGGGTCGGCTATGCCGAGGCCGACCACGCCTTCCACGACGCGCTGATGTCGCTCACCGGCAACCGCCGGCTCACCGAGCTGACCGGCGATCTGCTGCGCCGCGCCCAGTGGCCGCCGGCCACCGGCTCCCGGCGCACGGCCGAGCTGCTGGCCGATGCCGCCGAACACCACACGCTGCTCGACGCCCTGAGCGCCCAGGAGTTCGCCGTTGTCGAGCGGATCGCCCGGGCGCACGTCTCGGTGGCCCACCGCCCGCACTGA
- a CDS encoding (2Fe-2S)-binding protein, whose translation MTPAPAAPPSAHPVADAYARLSAVFPGLRVTTWDGAPPSGDGWVCAAGLAAGGETLETFLAWDDAQILREHGRRARPDVVASFALHRYAWPACLLITIPWFLHRRVPRLPVQDVSFQRELGRMAVRISAFCCLPDDPAAALPGARVVPDEEALRAEVRAAVGEHLAPVLDGFAPRMRRGPRALWGMATDEIVEGLWYLGHLLGEEPRAVAALHHLLPGATAPYVGAAGFRTLTAPNGTPLPTRDRASCCMYYTLRPEDTCITCPRTCDTDRIERLTGTT comes from the coding sequence ATGACTCCAGCCCCCGCCGCTCCGCCTTCCGCCCACCCCGTCGCCGACGCCTACGCCCGGCTTTCGGCGGTCTTCCCCGGCCTGCGGGTGACCACCTGGGACGGGGCACCGCCCAGCGGCGACGGCTGGGTGTGCGCGGCCGGTCTCGCGGCCGGCGGCGAGACCCTGGAGACCTTTCTCGCCTGGGACGACGCACAGATCCTGCGGGAGCACGGACGGCGCGCCCGGCCGGACGTCGTCGCGAGCTTCGCCCTGCACCGCTACGCCTGGCCCGCCTGCCTGCTGATCACCATCCCCTGGTTCCTGCACCGCCGGGTCCCGCGGCTGCCCGTGCAGGACGTGTCCTTCCAGCGGGAGCTGGGACGGATGGCGGTGCGCATCAGCGCGTTCTGCTGCCTTCCGGACGATCCGGCGGCGGCGCTGCCCGGCGCCCGGGTCGTCCCGGACGAAGAGGCACTGCGCGCGGAGGTACGGGCCGCGGTCGGCGAGCACCTCGCCCCCGTCCTGGACGGCTTCGCCCCACGCATGCGCCGCGGACCGCGGGCCCTGTGGGGCATGGCGACCGACGAGATCGTCGAGGGCCTCTGGTACCTGGGACACCTGCTGGGCGAGGAGCCACGCGCGGTGGCCGCACTGCACCACCTCCTGCCGGGCGCCACCGCCCCCTACGTCGGCGCCGCGGGCTTCCGCACCCTGACCGCCCCGAACGGCACCCCACTACCCACCCGCGACCGCGCCAGCTGCTGCATGTACTACACCCTGCGCCCCGAGGACACCTGCATCACCTGCCCCCGCACCTGCGACACGGACCGCATCGAGCGCCTCACCGGAACTACCTGA
- a CDS encoding type III polyketide synthase: MSAYLCPPAVIHGEHTVETSQIVTEVRDRHPHAAWAPRIDGIAAGTGIETRGWMLPLEAAVAPGNGGLRAVGIESAQEALARDGFTQQDVDRAIAALEAIPAPQTVQERTAPAWEAVQSYGERAARGALQIAGLDAADIDCLITSHSTTPALPGLDITLANKLPLRNDVMLLPATQWACIAGTRSLALAADLVAADPDRVVLVVIAEALSTTYQPADDTLESLIVRLLFADTAVAAVVTGRPRRESVLRLDTAWHHTLPGTQDLHRLDTRADGTHFVMDRRGPRAVQATVTAMWEWLRVKYQDDPDSWHPDVLLAHPGGTRVLDYMEQTMPDAWPSGLLDYSRDSYTSGNRGGAAVFDILRRAHDAGQKPGNRAVLYAAAPGLTATALEGKWL, translated from the coding sequence ATGTCCGCTTACCTCTGCCCTCCTGCCGTGATACACGGCGAGCACACCGTGGAGACCAGCCAGATCGTGACGGAGGTGCGCGACCGGCATCCGCACGCGGCGTGGGCGCCGCGGATCGACGGCATCGCGGCCGGCACGGGCATCGAGACACGCGGGTGGATGCTGCCGCTGGAGGCCGCCGTCGCGCCCGGCAACGGCGGCCTGCGGGCTGTCGGCATCGAGTCGGCGCAAGAGGCGTTGGCACGCGACGGGTTCACCCAGCAGGACGTGGACCGCGCGATCGCCGCACTTGAGGCGATACCCGCGCCGCAGACCGTCCAGGAGCGCACCGCGCCGGCCTGGGAGGCCGTGCAGTCCTACGGAGAGCGTGCGGCGCGCGGGGCCCTGCAGATCGCCGGGCTGGACGCCGCAGACATCGACTGCCTCATCACCAGCCACTCCACCACCCCGGCGCTGCCGGGGCTGGACATCACCCTGGCCAACAAGCTTCCGCTCCGCAACGACGTGATGCTGCTGCCGGCCACGCAGTGGGCCTGTATAGCGGGGACCCGCTCCCTGGCACTGGCGGCGGATCTCGTGGCCGCGGACCCCGACCGGGTGGTCCTGGTCGTGATCGCGGAGGCGCTGAGCACGACCTACCAGCCCGCGGACGACACTCTCGAGTCCCTGATCGTCCGGTTGCTGTTTGCTGACACCGCGGTCGCCGCGGTGGTCACGGGCCGCCCGAGGCGCGAGTCGGTACTGCGGCTGGACACCGCCTGGCACCACACCCTGCCCGGCACCCAGGACCTGCACCGCCTGGATACACGGGCGGACGGCACCCACTTCGTGATGGACCGGCGCGGGCCGCGCGCCGTACAGGCGACGGTCACCGCGATGTGGGAGTGGCTGCGCGTCAAATACCAGGACGACCCCGACTCCTGGCACCCCGACGTGCTGCTGGCGCACCCCGGCGGGACCCGGGTGCTGGACTATATGGAGCAGACGATGCCCGACGCGTGGCCGTCGGGACTGCTGGACTACAGCCGGGACAGCTACACCAGCGGCAACCGCGGAGGCGCCGCCGTGTTCGACATCCTGCGGCGGGCACACGACGCCGGGCAGAAGCCGGGCAATCGCGCCGTCCTGTACGCGGCGGCACCGGGCCTCACCGCCACCGCCCTGGAAGGGAAGTGGCTTTAG
- a CDS encoding ATP-binding SpoIIE family protein phosphatase, which produces MDSTPSPSSSSSFDLVSGALGRYIPRGGAAAAAGPAPAQGDRTTRRRVPDDPAVSRQDQILGAVNLDRDLRITRCNLDAPVFAGLDAVTGSPFVDLLPPGDVPTVTRRLQQVLESGEAHVARIQRLRRGDGSELVASMSILPAAAPQEGLTVSVIAMARRLHLYAAETAIGTSLDIGDTAQSLAQSLLAWGDVAAVDLDFAVWTGEGVTGQGQGRIRLRRAALVPDRAWPEGYVTPGDDLPSDASRLLAQAVWRDDAPQAIVIPDREAVERVLGGPRVMRALVPGDRSAGVACIPLVLDRAPPVVLGVAEVWRRADCPFRDSELFDLQELVARTAHHVDLARQHQREHTQVLALQRRLLPRTGGDTIDIASIYRPATPDSAGVGGDWVNSFPLPDGRTALVVGDVVGHGLGAAATMGQLSMEARALLSAGLAPDEVLEHLDETVTLMDEAESGLAAGYSALGSTCCIALYDPVSHHMALSSAGHLPPVLVSPDGHAGPLTVRPHPGLGAEFALREPFEVHTFGAPAGSLLALYTDGLVEDPAVSIDEGIGRLADAVSRVHPWDALQQAARHVVSALAPVRQRDDVTLLLARMIGYRTGDTATWRLPARDDAPARARAQVSALLRQWRTRDDTRDSVLLLVSELVTNAVCFATGPLTVRLIRAGHGLLCEVGDTGNGRPRLRRGGLLDDGGRGLHVVHRLTTRWGVRWTDTGKVVWGEVAR; this is translated from the coding sequence ATGGACTCCACACCCTCGCCCTCGTCCTCTTCGTCGTTCGACCTGGTCAGCGGCGCCCTGGGGCGCTACATCCCACGCGGCGGAGCGGCCGCGGCCGCCGGGCCTGCCCCCGCGCAGGGCGACCGCACCACCCGCCGACGCGTACCCGACGACCCGGCAGTCAGCCGTCAGGATCAGATCCTCGGCGCGGTCAACCTGGACAGGGATCTGAGAATCACCCGCTGCAATCTGGACGCCCCCGTATTCGCGGGTCTGGACGCCGTGACCGGGAGTCCCTTCGTCGATCTGCTGCCCCCCGGAGACGTACCGACGGTCACCCGGCGGTTGCAGCAGGTCCTGGAGTCCGGTGAGGCGCACGTCGCCCGGATCCAGCGGCTGCGGCGCGGCGACGGGTCGGAGCTGGTGGCCTCGATGAGCATCCTGCCCGCCGCGGCGCCTCAGGAGGGTTTGACCGTCTCCGTGATCGCCATGGCCAGGAGGCTGCACCTGTACGCCGCCGAGACCGCGATCGGCACCTCGCTGGACATCGGCGACACCGCGCAGTCGCTGGCGCAGTCCCTGCTGGCTTGGGGAGACGTGGCCGCCGTTGACCTTGACTTTGCCGTGTGGACGGGCGAGGGCGTCACCGGGCAGGGGCAGGGGCGCATCCGGCTACGGCGGGCGGCCCTGGTGCCGGACCGGGCGTGGCCCGAGGGCTACGTGACCCCGGGCGACGATCTTCCCAGCGACGCGAGTCGCCTGCTGGCGCAGGCGGTATGGCGGGACGACGCCCCGCAGGCCATCGTCATACCCGACCGGGAGGCGGTCGAGCGGGTACTCGGCGGTCCGCGCGTGATGCGTGCCCTGGTGCCCGGCGACCGGTCGGCGGGTGTGGCATGCATACCGCTGGTCTTGGACCGCGCGCCGCCCGTCGTGCTGGGCGTGGCGGAGGTCTGGCGGCGGGCGGACTGCCCCTTCCGCGACAGCGAGCTGTTCGACCTGCAGGAACTGGTGGCCAGGACCGCCCACCATGTCGACCTGGCCCGTCAGCACCAGCGCGAGCACACGCAGGTGCTGGCGTTGCAGCGTCGGCTGCTGCCCCGGACCGGCGGCGACACCATCGACATCGCCAGCATCTACCGGCCCGCCACGCCCGACAGCGCGGGCGTCGGCGGCGACTGGGTGAACAGCTTTCCGCTGCCGGACGGCCGTACCGCGCTGGTGGTCGGCGACGTCGTCGGGCACGGCCTGGGAGCCGCGGCAACCATGGGTCAGCTGAGCATGGAGGCCCGCGCGCTGCTGTCCGCGGGGCTCGCGCCCGACGAGGTACTGGAGCACCTGGACGAAACCGTGACGCTGATGGACGAAGCGGAGTCCGGGCTGGCGGCCGGCTACAGCGCCCTCGGGTCGACCTGCTGCATCGCCCTCTACGACCCGGTCAGCCACCATATGGCGCTGTCCAGCGCCGGCCACCTCCCCCCGGTCCTGGTCTCCCCGGACGGGCACGCGGGCCCGCTCACGGTCCGCCCTCACCCCGGCCTGGGCGCCGAGTTCGCGCTGCGGGAGCCGTTCGAGGTGCACACGTTCGGCGCACCCGCGGGCTCCCTGCTCGCCCTGTACACCGACGGCCTGGTGGAGGATCCGGCCGTGTCGATCGACGAGGGCATCGGCAGGCTGGCGGACGCCGTGTCCAGGGTGCACCCCTGGGACGCTTTGCAGCAGGCCGCACGGCACGTCGTCTCCGCGCTGGCACCCGTGCGCCAGCGCGACGATGTGACCCTGCTGCTCGCGCGGATGATCGGCTACCGCACGGGGGACACCGCGACCTGGCGGCTACCCGCCCGCGACGACGCCCCCGCCCGTGCCCGCGCGCAGGTCTCCGCGCTGCTGCGGCAATGGCGCACCAGGGACGACACCCGGGACAGCGTGCTGCTGCTGGTCAGCGAGCTGGTCACGAATGCGGTGTGCTTCGCCACCGGTCCCCTCACGGTACGGCTGATCAGGGCCGGTCACGGCCTGCTGTGCGAGGTGGGCGACACCGGCAACGGCAGGCCACGTCTGCGCCGGGGCGGTCTCCTCGACGACGGCGGTCGTGGCCTGCACGTCGTGCACAGGCTCACCACCCGGTGGGGGGTGCGGTGGACGGACACCGGCAAGGTGGTCTGGGGGGAAGTCGCGAGGTGA
- a CDS encoding ATP-binding protein, translating to MLDRLVHHAEVISVKGDSYRMRGRGLGRVPAATTGE from the coding sequence ATCCTCGACCGCCTCGTCCACCACGCCGAAGTGATCTCCGTCAAAGGGGACAGCTACCGCATGCGCGGCCGCGGCCTCGGACGGGTTCCCGCGGCCACCACCGGGGAATGA